A part of Chryseobacterium shigense genomic DNA contains:
- a CDS encoding helix-turn-helix domain-containing protein: MKMYVKFDFNALCKKVLDEKLKEHGLKYRLLNFGEVEFYEPITQEQHNLFKQNLKDYGIEIIESQKTALVQKIKDAIVELVFSENAVPVKASIYIAEKLNHSYGYLSNLFSEVAFTSIENFIILQKIEYAKELILNNKQSLTEIAHKLNYSSVAHLSTQFKNTTGITPSQFQKIITKRRKSQSIILNSKMLYE; encoded by the coding sequence ATGAAAATGTATGTAAAATTTGATTTCAATGCTCTCTGCAAGAAAGTATTGGATGAAAAGCTAAAGGAGCACGGGCTGAAATACCGCCTGCTGAACTTTGGTGAGGTAGAGTTCTATGAACCCATTACCCAGGAACAGCATAATCTTTTTAAGCAAAATCTTAAAGATTACGGAATAGAGATTATTGAAAGTCAGAAAACGGCTTTAGTACAGAAAATAAAAGATGCAATTGTAGAACTTGTTTTTTCTGAAAATGCCGTTCCCGTTAAGGCATCTATCTATATCGCAGAGAAACTGAACCACAGTTATGGGTATCTTTCCAATCTTTTTTCAGAGGTTGCATTTACATCTATAGAAAATTTCATTATTCTTCAGAAAATAGAATATGCCAAAGAGCTGATCCTGAATAATAAACAGAGTCTGACTGAAATTGCCCATAAACTAAATTATTCCAGTGTGGCTCACCTGAGTACCCAGTTCAAAAATACCACAGGAATTACACCCTCCCAGTTTCAGAAGATTATTACAAAAAGAAGGAAAAGCCAAAGCATTATCTTAAACTCAAAAATGCTCTATGAATAA
- a CDS encoding response regulator — protein sequence MNKEYLNVIAADDDEDNIIFFKNIFKDLKIGVKSQCFSNGEDLMHYLKSCGVIIPEVVFIRYDIQGKNSMECLEEIKADPKFSNIVIVVYAHEISETAIEEIFVNGANIFMRKPETYDGLKKSLTEIITINWQYHSSGLNKDNFIMKV from the coding sequence ATGAATAAAGAATATCTGAATGTAATAGCAGCAGATGATGACGAGGATAATATTATATTCTTTAAAAATATTTTCAAAGATTTAAAGATAGGAGTGAAGTCCCAATGTTTCTCCAACGGGGAAGACCTTATGCACTATCTGAAGAGTTGCGGAGTAATTATTCCGGAAGTGGTTTTTATCAGATATGATATTCAGGGGAAAAACTCTATGGAATGCCTGGAAGAGATTAAGGCGGATCCCAAATTCAGCAACATTGTAATTGTGGTGTATGCTCACGAGATTTCTGAAACCGCAATAGAGGAAATTTTTGTAAACGGAGCCAATATTTTTATGAGAAAGCCTGAAACCTATGACGGCCTGAAAAAATCGCTTACAGAAATTATTACAATAAACTGGCAGTATCATTCTTCCGGACTGAATAAAGATAATTTCATTATGAAAGTATGA
- the recG gene encoding ATP-dependent DNA helicase RecG has translation MTLETSIEYIKGIGPDRAKLIKSVLGLSTVDDLLNFYPIRYLDKNKVYKVSQLEESSIEVQLKGRITQVQEIQTGKTKRLSAKFNDDTGTMDLVWFQYSKWLKEQIPVNREVYIFGKVNVFNRQFSMPHPEIEAEENKENETRLKPIYPSSEKLTKRGLNQRFFQHVLRNICKEIPNLIEENFPDYMMKAFRFLSRQHTFLNIHFPKDMEHFEKADNRLKFEESFFFQLGFGLKKLHHKTYSPGNPFPIVGDHFNDFYNHHIPFDLTNAQKRVLKEIRVDMKRPIQMNRLLQGDVGSGKTMVALLTMLIAMDNGFQSCMMAPTEILAQQHYNGIKDLLKETGINVRLLTGSSKTAERKIIHEELENGTLSILVGTHAVLEDKVKFKNLGLAIIDEQHRFGVAQRAKLWAKNKIPPHILVMTATPIPRTLAMSFYSDLDVSVIDEMPMGRKPIITAHRREKDRTYVYNFCRDEIRKGRQVYFVYPLIEESETLDYKNLMEGLDHVMNAFSDYNVTMLHGKMKPAEKDIAMNYFASGKAEIMVATTVIEVGVNVPNASVMVIESSERFGLSQLHQLRGRVGRGAEQSYCILMTSDKLSKESRTRIKTMTETNDGFKISEVDMQLRGPGDILGTQQSGVVDFKRLDLVNDSAIIKTTKNTVDKILEADPHLMKPENLIIKNYYLKYYKGKNKWSKIS, from the coding sequence ATGACTTTAGAAACCTCCATAGAATATATAAAAGGCATTGGTCCTGACAGAGCCAAACTCATCAAAAGTGTGTTGGGTTTATCCACTGTTGATGATCTTCTGAACTTCTACCCTATCCGTTACCTGGATAAAAATAAAGTATATAAGGTTTCACAGCTCGAGGAAAGCAGTATTGAGGTACAGCTTAAAGGAAGAATCACACAGGTTCAGGAAATTCAGACAGGAAAAACAAAAAGGCTTTCTGCAAAATTCAATGATGATACGGGAACAATGGATCTGGTATGGTTTCAGTATTCAAAATGGCTGAAAGAGCAGATTCCGGTAAACCGTGAAGTGTATATTTTCGGAAAAGTAAATGTTTTTAACCGTCAGTTTTCCATGCCGCACCCGGAAATTGAAGCTGAGGAAAACAAAGAGAACGAAACCCGTCTGAAACCCATCTATCCAAGTTCCGAAAAGCTGACTAAAAGAGGCCTTAATCAAAGATTTTTCCAGCATGTTTTAAGAAATATCTGCAAGGAGATCCCCAATCTTATTGAGGAAAATTTCCCTGATTATATGATGAAAGCATTCAGGTTTTTATCCAGACAGCATACTTTTTTGAATATTCATTTTCCAAAGGACATGGAGCATTTTGAAAAAGCTGATAACAGACTGAAATTTGAGGAATCCTTCTTTTTCCAGCTTGGATTCGGTCTAAAAAAGCTTCATCACAAAACCTATTCACCAGGAAATCCGTTTCCGATTGTGGGTGACCATTTTAATGATTTTTACAATCATCATATTCCTTTTGATCTTACCAATGCTCAGAAACGGGTTTTGAAAGAGATCCGTGTGGATATGAAAAGACCTATCCAGATGAACAGGCTTCTTCAGGGTGATGTAGGGTCAGGAAAAACTATGGTGGCTTTGCTTACGATGCTGATCGCTATGGATAATGGTTTTCAGAGCTGTATGATGGCCCCAACTGAAATCCTTGCCCAGCAGCATTATAACGGAATTAAAGATCTTTTAAAAGAAACAGGCATCAATGTCCGTCTTCTGACAGGCTCTAGCAAAACTGCTGAAAGAAAAATCATTCACGAAGAACTGGAAAACGGAACCCTTTCCATATTGGTGGGAACCCATGCCGTTCTGGAAGATAAAGTAAAATTTAAGAACCTCGGACTGGCTATTATTGATGAGCAGCACCGGTTTGGTGTAGCACAAAGGGCAAAATTATGGGCTAAAAATAAAATTCCGCCACATATTCTGGTTATGACCGCCACTCCTATCCCACGAACATTGGCAATGAGTTTTTATTCCGACCTGGATGTTTCTGTTATTGATGAAATGCCGATGGGAAGAAAACCTATCATTACAGCTCACAGACGTGAAAAAGACAGAACCTATGTGTATAATTTCTGCAGGGATGAGATCAGAAAAGGAAGACAGGTTTATTTTGTTTATCCCCTGATTGAAGAGTCCGAGACTTTGGATTATAAAAATCTAATGGAGGGACTAGATCATGTTATGAATGCATTCTCCGATTACAATGTCACCATGCTTCACGGAAAAATGAAACCTGCTGAAAAAGATATTGCCATGAATTATTTTGCCTCAGGAAAGGCGGAAATCATGGTAGCTACCACCGTGATTGAAGTAGGCGTAAATGTTCCGAATGCTTCCGTAATGGTAATAGAAAGTTCAGAAAGATTCGGGCTTTCCCAGCTCCATCAGCTGCGGGGCCGTGTAGGAAGAGGTGCCGAGCAGAGCTACTGTATTCTTATGACTTCCGATAAATTATCGAAGGAAAGCAGAACCCGTATCAAGACAATGACGGAAACGAATGACGGATTCAAGATTTCTGAGGTGGATATGCAGCTCAGAGGGCCGGGAGATATTTTAGGAACTCAGCAAAGTGGTGTTGTGGATTTTAAAAGGCTGGATCTTGTGAATGATTCTGCCATCATTAAAACGACAAAAAATACCGTGGATAAAATCCTGGAAGCCGATCCGCATCTGATGAAACCGGAAAATCTTATTATCAAAAATTATTACCTGAAATATTATAAAGGAAAAAATAAATGGAGTAAGATTTCATAA
- a CDS encoding peptide MFS transporter: protein MSLTLDEIQNFKGKYPKQIWSLFFSEMWERFCFYGMRGMLVFFMISQLNFHEKEANLQYGATQAFVYAFTFVGGLFADKILGFRKSLFWGGLLMIAGSLILAADPHKFFFLGIAFTVVGTGFFKPNISSMVGQLYKPNDSRADAGFSLFYAGINLGALLGGYLCIAIGKGEFLGNTIPEEMRWNIAFGLAAIVMVISLINFIFTQRTLGTIGLQPGHPLAEVKSAPMPKWKEYGVYILSLVFVPIIMTMVAKTEYTDYFMWTIGPLTLIYLFYEMSKVTPSERKKLWAALVFIIFSILFWGIYEQSGGSLSIFAAKNLNKDLFGLDPNGVNNSGGAFFIIFLAPLIGLLWIWLNKRKIEPNTIVKFGLGFIFLGIGYYVLFATRLFADLQGITSLNFFTLALLIITLGELCLSPIGLSIMTKLSTKNLQGMMMGMWFLASAYGQYVAGIIGAGLATAKEGSTNYDALITYTDGYKQLGLYAVIAGVVLILISPFVKKLMQDVK, encoded by the coding sequence ATGAGCTTAACTTTAGATGAAATACAAAATTTCAAAGGAAAATATCCCAAGCAGATCTGGAGCCTGTTTTTCTCTGAAATGTGGGAACGTTTCTGTTTCTACGGAATGCGCGGAATGCTGGTTTTCTTCATGATCTCACAGCTTAATTTCCATGAAAAAGAAGCCAACCTTCAGTATGGTGCCACCCAAGCATTCGTATATGCTTTTACCTTTGTGGGCGGACTTTTCGCGGACAAAATTCTCGGATTCAGAAAATCTCTCTTCTGGGGCGGACTTCTGATGATCGCCGGAAGTTTGATCCTGGCAGCCGACCCGCATAAATTCTTTTTCTTAGGAATTGCATTTACTGTAGTAGGAACAGGGTTCTTCAAACCAAATATCTCATCTATGGTCGGACAGCTTTACAAACCCAACGATTCACGTGCAGATGCCGGTTTTTCTCTTTTTTATGCAGGAATCAACCTGGGAGCTTTACTGGGAGGATATCTATGTATTGCTATCGGAAAAGGAGAATTCCTGGGCAATACCATTCCGGAAGAAATGAGATGGAATATTGCTTTCGGGCTTGCTGCCATAGTAATGGTAATCAGCCTTATCAACTTTATTTTTACCCAAAGAACATTGGGAACCATTGGTCTTCAGCCGGGTCATCCTTTAGCCGAAGTAAAATCTGCTCCAATGCCAAAATGGAAAGAATACGGTGTTTATATATTATCTCTTGTATTTGTTCCTATTATTATGACAATGGTAGCCAAAACAGAATATACGGATTATTTTATGTGGACCATCGGGCCTTTGACATTGATCTATCTGTTCTATGAAATGTCTAAAGTAACACCTTCAGAACGTAAAAAACTTTGGGCGGCTCTGGTTTTCATTATTTTCTCTATTTTATTCTGGGGAATTTATGAGCAAAGTGGCGGCTCACTAAGTATTTTCGCGGCTAAAAACCTTAATAAAGATCTTTTCGGGTTAGACCCGAACGGAGTGAATAATTCAGGCGGAGCATTTTTCATTATTTTCCTTGCTCCACTTATCGGGCTTCTTTGGATATGGCTGAATAAAAGAAAAATTGAGCCCAATACCATCGTTAAATTCGGGTTAGGATTTATTTTCCTTGGAATTGGTTACTATGTTTTATTTGCAACCAGGCTTTTCGCAGACCTTCAGGGAATAACATCACTGAACTTTTTTACCCTTGCATTATTAATCATTACCCTCGGGGAGCTTTGTCTTTCACCTATCGGGTTATCAATCATGACAAAGCTTTCAACCAAAAACCTTCAGGGAATGATGATGGGAATGTGGTTCCTGGCTTCGGCTTATGGGCAGTATGTTGCAGGAATTATAGGAGCCGGACTTGCTACGGCAAAAGAAGGTTCAACCAACTATGATGCTTTGATCACTTACACTGATGGATATAAACAATTGGGATTATATGCGGTAATTGCCGGTGTGGTATTAATTTTGATATCTCCGTTTGTGAAAAAATTAATGCAGGATGTAAAATAA
- a CDS encoding thioredoxin family protein, giving the protein MKKIISIILLLLLNFSFAQVKWMTIEEALKAQKENPKKILIDFYADWCGPCKIMDKKTYGHEIIAQILNENYYPVKFNAEEKKPIDVFGRTFSNDNTEHKKGRNSLHEFTQYMNVGAVPSTVFLDENGGPITILQGELSAKELEPYLEFISKDFFKKIRSREQWEDYQKKFKSKIKD; this is encoded by the coding sequence ATGAAAAAAATTATAAGCATAATACTTTTACTATTACTAAACTTCAGTTTTGCCCAGGTAAAATGGATGACTATTGAAGAAGCTTTAAAAGCCCAAAAAGAAAATCCCAAGAAAATCCTGATCGATTTTTATGCAGACTGGTGCGGCCCATGTAAAATTATGGATAAGAAAACATATGGTCACGAAATCATTGCCCAGATCCTGAATGAAAATTATTATCCGGTAAAATTCAATGCTGAAGAAAAAAAACCTATTGATGTTTTTGGAAGAACATTTTCCAATGATAATACCGAACATAAAAAAGGAAGAAATTCCCTGCATGAATTCACTCAATATATGAATGTAGGAGCAGTTCCAAGTACCGTATTTCTGGATGAGAACGGCGGCCCAATTACTATTCTTCAAGGAGAACTGTCTGCAAAGGAACTTGAACCTTATTTAGAGTTCATTTCAAAAGATTTTTTCAAAAAGATCCGTTCCAGGGAACAGTGGGAAGATTATCAGAAAAAATTCAAATCTAAAATAAAAGATTAA
- a CDS encoding YhcG family protein, which yields MMEISEDSLFQSVKEIIRQSREKVFRIANSTLLLTYWQIGKLIVEDEQQGKERAEYGKQTLKNLSKKLSLEFGKGFDESNLRNMRSFYQVFPICDALRHELSWTHYRLLIRLDHTDKINYYINEAIQNNWNYRDLKRQINSLAYERVLEHKKSPAENIHSILKDPYIFEFLGLTSDQKISEKEIETAIIDHIQKFLLEFGKGFAFVARQQHISTDTSDFYIDLVFYNYILKCFVIIDLKTGELSHQDIGQIDMYVRMYDDLKRSEGDNPTIGILLCSEKDETIVKYSVLNDKNNLFASKYLLYLPKEEELKEIIDQDRIRFELDQNNNNNP from the coding sequence ATGATGGAAATTTCCGAAGATTCTTTATTTCAGTCCGTAAAGGAAATTATTAGGCAGTCGCGCGAAAAAGTGTTTCGGATTGCGAATTCTACTTTACTGCTTACTTACTGGCAAATCGGAAAACTTATTGTAGAAGATGAACAGCAAGGAAAAGAGCGGGCTGAGTACGGAAAGCAAACCTTAAAAAATCTTTCCAAGAAACTTTCTCTGGAATTTGGAAAAGGTTTTGATGAGAGTAATTTAAGAAATATGCGGTCTTTTTATCAGGTATTTCCAATTTGTGACGCATTGCGTCACGAATTGAGCTGGACTCATTACAGATTGCTTATAAGGCTTGATCATACTGATAAAATAAATTATTACATCAATGAAGCCATTCAAAATAATTGGAATTACAGAGACCTAAAAAGACAAATCAATTCTCTAGCCTACGAAAGAGTTCTGGAACATAAAAAATCTCCGGCAGAAAATATCCATAGTATTTTAAAAGATCCCTATATTTTTGAATTCCTGGGCTTAACATCAGATCAGAAAATTTCAGAAAAAGAAATTGAAACAGCCATTATAGATCATATTCAGAAATTTTTGCTTGAGTTTGGAAAAGGATTTGCCTTTGTTGCCAGGCAGCAACATATTTCTACTGACACTTCCGATTTTTATATTGATTTGGTTTTCTACAATTATATCTTAAAATGCTTTGTCATTATTGATCTTAAAACCGGAGAACTTTCCCATCAGGACATCGGGCAGATCGATATGTATGTAAGGATGTATGATGATCTGAAACGAAGTGAAGGAGACAATCCCACCATCGGAATTCTACTTTGCTCGGAAAAAGACGAAACTATCGTGAAATATTCTGTCCTGAACGACAAAAACAATCTTTTTGCCAGTAAATACCTTCTCTATCTTCCAAAAGAAGAAGAATTAAAAGAAATCATAGACCAGGACAGAATCCGTTTTGAACTGGACCAAAATAACAATAACAACCCTTAA
- a CDS encoding peptide MFS transporter translates to MDNIEALSPKPDELVENKNSRHPKGLWVLFGTEMWERFNFYGMRALLTLFMVNSLLIKEADAAIIYGGFLALCYLTPLLGGFIADKYIGNRNAILIGGSLMAIGQFLLFISASTFSADLGSSKMIMWLALFVIIFGNGFFKPNISSMVGSLYPKQEKSKLDSAFTIFYMGINIGAFLGQFICPYVGDVKDAATGVRDIFAFKWGFLAASIAMIIGTVTFFILKNKYVVTPEGRPIGGLPKNNTSADFEEGETQTAKFTGASLGITGLIFVVLFFAFRYLLVGEFGFNSVEMGQLIKGIIYPFIYAAGISLAFLIMTSAENKVERQRIWVIYIVSFFIIFFWAAFEQAGSSLTFIADNQTDRNIFGWNMPPSMVQIFNGIFVVLLAVPFSLTWDKLRAKGKEPVSPFKQAMGLALIALSYFIIAHNVKDLGNSGLLAIKWLMLLYFIQTCGELCLSPIGLSLVGKLAPKRFASLLYGVFFISNAAGYALAGSLGALIPATGDKFKKAEEIGVNLQDVLNKKVTLTAEQTAAFEKAQLPLHNPTFAGFEIHNLFEFFMVFVVLCGIASVILALLSPILKKMMHGVK, encoded by the coding sequence ATGGATAATATTGAAGCATTAAGTCCGAAACCGGATGAACTTGTAGAGAATAAGAATTCAAGGCATCCAAAAGGATTGTGGGTTCTTTTCGGAACAGAAATGTGGGAGCGTTTCAACTTTTATGGGATGAGAGCACTTTTAACGCTCTTCATGGTAAATTCCTTATTGATAAAAGAAGCGGACGCAGCAATCATCTATGGTGGATTTTTGGCTTTATGTTATTTAACACCTCTTTTGGGAGGTTTCATTGCAGATAAATATATCGGAAACAGAAATGCCATCTTAATCGGTGGATCTTTAATGGCTATCGGCCAGTTTTTGCTTTTTATCAGTGCTTCTACTTTCTCTGCAGACTTAGGCAGCTCTAAAATGATTATGTGGTTAGCTTTATTCGTTATCATTTTCGGTAATGGATTTTTCAAACCTAATATTTCATCAATGGTGGGAAGTCTTTATCCCAAGCAGGAAAAATCCAAATTAGACTCTGCTTTCACCATTTTCTATATGGGAATCAACATTGGAGCATTCCTGGGCCAGTTCATCTGTCCATACGTTGGAGACGTGAAAGATGCTGCTACAGGAGTAAGAGATATTTTCGCTTTCAAATGGGGATTTTTAGCCGCTTCAATTGCTATGATCATTGGAACGGTAACATTCTTTATCCTTAAAAATAAATATGTGGTAACTCCGGAAGGAAGACCTATCGGTGGATTACCCAAAAACAATACAAGTGCAGATTTTGAAGAAGGTGAAACCCAGACAGCAAAATTCACCGGAGCTTCTCTAGGTATTACCGGACTTATTTTCGTGGTTTTATTCTTCGCATTCAGGTATTTGCTTGTTGGAGAATTCGGATTTAACTCTGTGGAAATGGGGCAGTTAATCAAAGGAATCATTTATCCTTTCATTTATGCTGCAGGTATTTCCCTGGCCTTCCTCATCATGACTTCTGCTGAAAATAAAGTGGAAAGACAAAGAATCTGGGTAATTTACATTGTATCCTTCTTTATTATTTTCTTCTGGGCAGCATTCGAACAGGCTGGTTCTTCATTAACATTCATCGCAGATAACCAGACAGACAGAAACATTTTCGGTTGGAATATGCCACCTTCAATGGTTCAGATCTTCAATGGTATTTTCGTAGTTCTTTTGGCAGTTCCATTCAGTTTAACATGGGACAAATTGAGAGCAAAAGGAAAAGAGCCGGTATCACCTTTCAAGCAGGCAATGGGATTGGCATTGATCGCACTTTCTTACTTCATCATTGCACACAATGTAAAAGATCTTGGAAATTCAGGATTATTGGCCATCAAATGGTTAATGCTTCTATACTTCATCCAGACTTGTGGTGAGCTTTGCTTATCTCCAATTGGTTTATCATTGGTTGGTAAACTTGCTCCAAAGAGATTCGCTTCATTACTATATGGGGTATTCTTTATTTCCAATGCGGCAGGCTATGCGCTGGCAGGATCATTGGGAGCACTTATCCCTGCAACAGGTGATAAATTTAAAAAAGCGGAAGAAATTGGAGTAAATCTTCAGGATGTTTTAAACAAAAAAGTAACATTAACTGCTGAACAGACAGCAGCATTTGAAAAAGCCCAGTTACCATTGCACAATCCTACATTTGCAGGATTTGAGATCCACAACCTATTCGAATTCTTTATGGTTTTCGTAGTTCTTTGTGGTATTGCATCCGTTATTTTGGCACTGCTTTCACCTATCTTAAAGAAAATGATGCATGGTGTAAAATAA
- a CDS encoding GNAT family N-acetyltransferase codes for MKLTEATEKDIPLIQDLARRSWESAYAGIISREQIEYMLENMYSEEEISNHLQNPDYHYYLISDEGNNSFEGFIGYENNYETGTTKLHRIYLVPESKGKGFGKEALSFLKDKVFESGNNRIILNVNKENSAKKFYESQGYRVYNEVVLDIGGNFVMDDYLMEYVFHK; via the coding sequence ATGAAATTAACAGAAGCAACGGAAAAGGACATTCCACTGATACAGGATTTGGCCAGAAGATCATGGGAAAGTGCTTATGCGGGAATTATTTCCCGGGAACAGATAGAATATATGTTGGAGAACATGTATTCAGAAGAAGAAATTTCAAATCATCTTCAGAATCCCGATTATCATTATTACCTGATTTCTGATGAAGGAAATAATTCTTTTGAAGGCTTTATAGGATATGAAAATAATTATGAAACAGGAACCACAAAACTTCATCGTATCTATCTGGTTCCGGAAAGTAAAGGAAAAGGATTTGGAAAGGAAGCACTGAGCTTTTTAAAAGATAAAGTTTTTGAAAGTGGCAATAACAGAATTATTCTGAATGTGAATAAAGAAAATTCTGCCAAAAAATTCTATGAATCCCAGGGGTATAGAGTATATAATGAAGTGGTTCTGGATATAGGTGGAAATTTTGTTATGGATGATTATTTAATGGAATATGTATTTCACAAATGA